One Neisseria sp. Marseille-Q5346 genomic region harbors:
- a CDS encoding redoxin family protein, which yields MALQDRTGQKVPSVVFHTRVGDTWKDVSTDDLFKGKKVVVFSLPGAFTPTCSSSHLPRYNELFGAFKENGVDAIYCVSVNDTFVMNAWAAEEEADNIYMIPDGNGEFTEGMGMLVDKEDLGFGKRSWRYSMLVNDGVVEKMFIEPEEPGDPFKVSDADTMLKYIAPDWKAQESVAIFTKPGCQFCAKAKKALQDKGLSYEEIVLGKDATVTSVRAITGKMTAPQVFIGGKYIGGSEDLEAYLAKN from the coding sequence ATGGCTTTGCAAGATCGTACCGGTCAAAAAGTACCTTCCGTAGTATTCCACACTCGCGTTGGCGACACTTGGAAAGATGTTTCTACTGATGATTTGTTCAAAGGCAAAAAAGTAGTCGTGTTCTCTCTGCCTGGCGCATTTACTCCAACTTGCTCTTCTTCTCACCTGCCACGCTACAACGAATTGTTTGGTGCGTTCAAAGAAAACGGTGTTGACGCAATCTACTGCGTATCTGTAAACGACACTTTCGTAATGAACGCTTGGGCTGCTGAAGAAGAAGCCGACAACATCTACATGATCCCTGATGGCAACGGTGAATTCACTGAAGGCATGGGCATGTTGGTTGACAAAGAAGACTTGGGCTTCGGTAAACGCTCTTGGCGTTACTCCATGCTGGTTAACGACGGCGTGGTTGAAAAAATGTTTATCGAACCTGAAGAACCAGGCGATCCTTTCAAAGTGTCTGACGCTGACACTATGTTGAAATACATTGCTCCTGACTGGAAAGCTCAAGAGTCTGTTGCCATCTTCACCAAACCTGGCTGCCAATTCTGCGCTAAAGCTAAAAAAGCGCTGCAAGACAAAGGCTTGTCTTACGAAGAAATCGTATTGGGCAAAGATGCAACTGTTACTTCCGTACGCGCTATTACCGGCAAGATGACTGCTCCTCAAGTATTCATCGGCGGCAAATATATCGGCGGCAGCGAAGACTTGGAAGCTTACTTGGCTAAAAACTAA
- the mutM gene encoding bifunctional DNA-formamidopyrimidine glycosylase/DNA-(apurinic or apyrimidinic site) lyase, which produces MPELPEVETTLRGIAPHIDGKKIEKVIIRQFKLRWPIHPNLVQILAGRKVLACSRRAKYLIITFETGILLIHLGMSGSLRIFTADDERIATPDKHDHLDFVFDDGTVLRYHDPRKFGAVLWYEGIAEHHPLLEKLGPEPLSDDFDANYLYQKLKTQKRAVKLALMDNAVVVGVGNIYANESLFKAGISPLRPANKLSKKECALLVKTIKAVLLRAIETGGSTLRDFVNSDGKSGYFQQEYTVYGRHNEPCVQCGGLIFKETLGQRGTFYCPNCQK; this is translated from the coding sequence ATGCCTGAATTACCTGAGGTGGAAACGACTTTACGCGGAATCGCGCCGCATATTGATGGCAAAAAGATAGAAAAAGTCATTATTCGCCAGTTTAAATTGAGATGGCCTATCCATCCGAACTTGGTGCAAATTTTGGCCGGGCGCAAAGTTTTGGCATGCAGCCGGCGTGCGAAGTATTTGATTATTACTTTTGAAACGGGTATTTTACTTATTCATTTGGGTATGTCCGGAAGTTTGCGGATTTTTACCGCCGATGATGAGCGCATCGCCACGCCGGATAAGCATGATCATTTAGATTTTGTATTTGATGACGGCACCGTATTGCGTTATCACGATCCGCGTAAATTTGGTGCGGTATTGTGGTATGAGGGTATTGCCGAGCATCATCCGCTGTTGGAAAAACTGGGGCCGGAGCCGCTCTCGGACGATTTTGATGCAAATTACCTGTATCAGAAATTGAAAACCCAAAAGCGTGCAGTCAAATTAGCGCTGATGGATAATGCGGTGGTGGTTGGTGTTGGCAATATTTATGCGAATGAAAGTCTGTTTAAGGCGGGTATTTCGCCATTGCGTCCGGCGAATAAGCTGAGCAAGAAAGAATGCGCATTATTGGTGAAAACCATTAAAGCGGTTCTGCTGAGGGCAATTGAAACCGGCGGCAGTACGCTGCGAGACTTCGTTAATAGCGATGGAAAAAGCGGCTATTTCCAGCAGGAATATACGGTCTATGGCCGTCATAACGAGCCTTGCGTTCAGTGTGGCGGGTTGATTTTTAAAGAAACTTTGGGGCAGCGTGGAACATTTTATTGTCCAAATTGCCAGAAATAG
- a CDS encoding 1-acylglycerol-3-phosphate O-acyltransferase, protein MSKQKAPFFKRLSRLCRLAAWLFRTGRDLRAIDGNNAEERNQAVVVLGKGALDALDIELEIGVPPQGNVSGTLVVANHVSWLDIFAMSAVYPSSFIAKQEISGWPVLGKMGKNAGTVFINRNSRRDVEPINQAICAALKAGQNVSFFPEARTSSGLGILPFKAALFQSAIDAKAPIQAVTLRYYDDEGQRTDLPSYAEVNLFQSLWRIVSMKKIRIRLDFSPQYKPTDMPDKDRYALKDIAETAIGEIVVSDSPVQPLPKK, encoded by the coding sequence ATGTCTAAACAAAAAGCTCCTTTTTTTAAACGTCTGAGCCGACTTTGCCGTTTGGCAGCTTGGTTATTCAGAACCGGTCGGGATTTGCGTGCCATCGATGGCAACAATGCAGAGGAACGCAATCAAGCTGTGGTTGTTTTGGGAAAGGGTGCGTTGGATGCTTTGGATATCGAATTAGAAATCGGTGTACCGCCGCAAGGAAATGTAAGCGGTACTTTGGTGGTAGCCAACCATGTGTCTTGGTTGGATATTTTTGCCATGAGTGCCGTTTATCCAAGCAGTTTTATTGCGAAACAGGAAATCAGCGGCTGGCCGGTTTTGGGGAAAATGGGTAAAAATGCCGGTACGGTGTTTATCAACCGCAATTCCCGCCGTGATGTCGAGCCGATTAATCAGGCGATTTGTGCGGCATTGAAAGCAGGGCAGAATGTCAGCTTCTTCCCCGAGGCGCGCACTTCTTCCGGTTTGGGTATTTTGCCGTTTAAAGCTGCCCTGTTCCAATCGGCTATTGATGCGAAAGCGCCGATTCAGGCGGTAACTTTGCGATATTATGATGACGAAGGACAACGGACGGATCTGCCATCCTATGCGGAGGTAAACCTGTTTCAGTCTTTGTGGCGTATTGTTTCTATGAAGAAAATTCGTATCCGTTTGGATTTCTCGCCTCAATACAAACCGACAGATATGCCGGATAAAGACCGCTATGCTTTGAAGGATATTGCGGAAACAGCCATCGGCGAAATTGTGGTTTCGGATTCGCCTGTTCAGCCCTTACCTAAAAAATAA
- a CDS encoding DMT family transporter, which translates to METGSGNYAAPLLVVGCVVFGLGSLIVKFVDVGSYAIAFWRLLIAAPIFFLLGRFFRQKMPTKRKTVGYAILSGVFLAFDLALWHESIHAVGPGISTLLNSLQIFFLAAIGFFFYSERLSTLQILSLILATIGVALIGSPEFGHNDNAAWGFISGVVSGAMLALSMVFVRKTHEQEKVGLFPLMMILSFGGAIALIIPSLLFDAAHLYPKTLNDVILVSIYGIIMQCFAWALIAYAIPLLSLSLTGLLLLSEPVAAMLIDYFWLDKPINIVQWSGATLTLLAIYLGSLKDKK; encoded by the coding sequence ATGGAGACAGGTTCGGGAAATTATGCAGCGCCCCTATTGGTCGTCGGCTGCGTCGTCTTCGGCTTGGGCAGTTTGATCGTCAAATTTGTCGATGTCGGCTCTTACGCCATCGCATTCTGGCGCTTGCTGATTGCCGCCCCTATATTCTTCCTGCTAGGGCGTTTTTTCAGACAAAAAATGCCCACAAAAAGAAAAACGGTCGGCTACGCAATCTTATCCGGCGTTTTCCTCGCATTCGACCTCGCTCTGTGGCACGAAAGCATTCACGCCGTAGGCCCCGGCATTTCCACCTTGCTCAACAGCCTGCAGATTTTCTTTTTAGCCGCCATCGGCTTCTTCTTTTATTCGGAACGTCTAAGCACCCTGCAAATTTTAAGTTTGATATTGGCCACCATAGGCGTAGCCTTAATCGGCAGTCCAGAGTTCGGTCATAACGACAATGCCGCATGGGGATTTATCAGCGGCGTAGTGTCCGGTGCCATGCTGGCCCTGTCTATGGTTTTCGTACGTAAAACCCATGAACAGGAAAAAGTCGGTTTGTTTCCGCTGATGATGATTTTAAGCTTCGGAGGCGCAATAGCGCTGATCATCCCATCGCTGCTATTCGATGCTGCACATCTCTATCCCAAAACTTTAAACGATGTGATTCTAGTCTCCATCTACGGCATCATCATGCAATGCTTCGCTTGGGCATTGATTGCTTACGCCATCCCGCTTTTATCCTTGTCACTAACCGGCCTACTACTGCTCTCCGAACCAGTTGCCGCCATGTTGATCGATTATTTCTGGCTGGATAAACCGATTAATATCGTCCAATGGAGTGGCGCCACTTTAACTTTATTAGCGATTTATTTAGGTTCGTTAAAAGACAAAAAATAG
- a CDS encoding methyltransferase domain-containing protein yields the protein MEVFFMQTPMGQYLAQKEADFFRRYLQYLNRQVAVQLGGVWQRPSENMLVVPRDVRMDAEMLAFETHSVDVLLMPHLLEVSSADLVLQEAFRILKPEGRLILTGFNPKSLWGLSSWFDGEKLPLKSQCLALAELKRKIADIGFEMEYGQFMDYLPAVNSLSALKFWRFMEKAGDRWWPQCAAVYGVVLTKHLIGVHPLPELESAFDGNTVALSTARLAE from the coding sequence GTGGAAGTTTTTTTTATGCAAACGCCAATGGGGCAATATCTTGCTCAAAAAGAGGCGGATTTTTTCAGACGGTATTTGCAGTATTTGAATAGGCAGGTAGCGGTTCAATTGGGCGGTGTATGGCAGAGGCCGTCTGAAAACATGCTTGTAGTGCCTCGCGATGTGCGGATGGATGCTGAAATGTTGGCATTTGAAACGCATTCCGTGGATGTGTTATTGATGCCCCATCTTTTGGAAGTTTCATCTGCAGATTTGGTGTTGCAAGAGGCGTTTAGGATATTAAAACCTGAAGGCAGGTTGATTTTAACGGGGTTCAACCCTAAATCTTTGTGGGGGTTGAGCTCTTGGTTTGATGGGGAAAAGCTGCCTTTGAAATCTCAATGCTTGGCTTTGGCTGAGCTGAAACGAAAAATTGCGGATATTGGTTTTGAAATGGAATATGGGCAGTTTATGGATTATCTGCCTGCTGTGAATTCGCTTTCTGCTTTGAAGTTTTGGCGGTTTATGGAAAAGGCGGGGGATAGGTGGTGGCCGCAGTGTGCGGCAGTGTATGGTGTGGTTTTAACGAAACATTTAATTGGTGTCCATCCTTTGCCTGAATTGGAATCTGCATTTGATGGCAATACGGTTGCTTTAAGTACGGCACGTTTGGCCGAATAG
- a CDS encoding 5'-methylthioadenosine/adenosylhomocysteine nucleosidase: MSVQTIAVVGAMEQEIELLRESMANVKHVSFGKFSAYEGELAGKRMVLVLSGIGKVNAAVSTSWVIHQFAPDCVINTGSAGGLGKGLKVGDVVIGETVAHHDVDVTAFGYVWGQVPQLPAVFASDENLIRQAEKAAQVFEGAAVTQGLIVSGDRFVHSSEGVAEIRSHFPDVKAVEMEAAAIAQTCHQLEVPFVIIRAVSDSADEKADISFEEFLKTAAVSSAKMVTEIVKSL, translated from the coding sequence ATGTCAGTACAAACAATTGCCGTGGTCGGCGCAATGGAACAGGAAATCGAGCTTTTGCGTGAAAGCATGGCCAATGTCAAGCATGTGTCTTTCGGTAAATTCTCGGCATATGAAGGCGAGTTGGCCGGAAAACGCATGGTATTGGTTTTGAGCGGTATCGGCAAAGTCAATGCAGCGGTTTCGACTTCTTGGGTCATTCATCAGTTTGCACCGGATTGCGTCATCAATACCGGCAGTGCAGGTGGTTTGGGCAAAGGATTGAAGGTCGGCGATGTGGTCATCGGTGAAACTGTGGCGCATCATGATGTTGACGTAACGGCTTTTGGTTATGTTTGGGGGCAAGTACCGCAACTTCCTGCTGTGTTCGCATCGGATGAAAACCTGATTCGCCAAGCAGAAAAGGCGGCACAAGTGTTTGAAGGTGCGGCCGTAACGCAAGGACTGATTGTTAGTGGTGACCGTTTTGTACACAGCAGCGAAGGTGTTGCGGAAATCCGCAGTCATTTCCCTGACGTTAAAGCAGTAGAAATGGAAGCTGCGGCGATTGCGCAGACCTGTCACCAGTTGGAAGTGCCGTTTGTGATTATTCGGGCTGTATCCGATTCGGCAGATGAGAAAGCGGACATCAGCTTTGAAGAGTTTTTGAAAACGGCTGCCGTCAGCTCGGCGAAGATGGTGACCGAGATTGTCAAATCGCTATAA
- a CDS encoding PilT/PilU family type 4a pilus ATPase: MFDENTPGAKEELFTWLRHMNKYKGSDLFITTNFPPAMKVDGKIMRLTDEPLSAEKCMEIAFSIMSSKQIEEFSTTNECNFAISLPDTSRFRVNAMVQRGATALVFRSITSNIPKFETLNLPPILKDIALRKRGLIIFVGGTGSGKSTSLASLIDYRNENSFDHIITIEDPIEFIHQHKNCIITQREIGVDTENWPIALKNTLRQAPDVILIGEIRDRETMDYAISFAETGHLCMATLHANSTNQALDRIINFFPEERRTQLLTDLSLNLQAFISQRLIPRESGRGRVAAVEVLLNSPIIADLIQKGEVHNIKEMMKKSTGMGMITFDQALYDLYENGDISYQDAIKNADSSHDLRLDIQLRSRRAQNAGPDLELI, encoded by the coding sequence ATGTTTGACGAAAATACTCCGGGCGCAAAAGAAGAATTGTTCACTTGGCTACGCCACATGAACAAATACAAAGGCTCCGACCTTTTCATTACCACTAATTTCCCGCCGGCCATGAAAGTGGACGGCAAAATCATGCGGCTGACCGATGAGCCGTTAAGCGCTGAAAAATGTATGGAAATCGCTTTTTCGATTATGTCTTCCAAACAAATCGAAGAATTTTCTACCACCAACGAATGCAATTTCGCCATCAGTCTACCCGATACCAGCCGCTTCCGTGTCAATGCAATGGTTCAACGCGGCGCAACTGCTTTGGTGTTCCGCTCCATTACCAGCAATATCCCTAAATTTGAAACGCTCAATCTGCCACCGATTCTGAAAGACATTGCCCTCAGAAAACGCGGCCTGATTATTTTTGTCGGTGGTACAGGTTCGGGCAAGTCCACTTCCCTTGCCTCCCTTATCGACTATCGAAACGAAAACAGCTTCGACCACATTATCACCATCGAAGACCCGATTGAGTTTATCCACCAACACAAAAACTGCATCATTACCCAACGTGAAATCGGCGTAGATACCGAAAATTGGCCGATTGCATTGAAAAATACCCTGCGCCAAGCACCGGATGTTATCCTGATTGGTGAAATCCGAGACCGCGAGACCATGGACTACGCCATTTCCTTCGCGGAAACCGGCCATTTGTGTATGGCGACACTGCACGCCAACAGTACCAACCAAGCGCTCGACCGCATCATCAACTTCTTCCCCGAAGAGCGCCGTACCCAGTTGCTAACCGACTTATCGCTCAACCTGCAAGCCTTTATTTCACAACGACTGATTCCCCGTGAAAGCGGACGGGGTCGTGTGGCGGCGGTTGAAGTTTTGCTCAATTCGCCAATTATTGCCGACTTGATTCAAAAAGGCGAAGTCCACAACATCAAAGAAATGATGAAAAAATCAACCGGCATGGGCATGATCACTTTTGACCAAGCCTTGTATGATTTATATGAAAACGGCGATATCAGCTATCAAGACGCTATTAAAAATGCCGACTCCTCCCATGATTTGCGCTTAGATATTCAATTACGAAGCCGTCGTGCACAAAATGCCGGTCCGGATTTAGAATTGATTTAA
- the lepA gene encoding translation elongation factor 4 produces MKNIRNFSIIAHIDHGKSTLADRFIQYCGGLDLREMSTQVLDSMDIEKERGITIKAQTAALNYKARDGQVYQLNLIDTPGHVDFSYEVSRSLSACEGALLVVDASQGVEAQTVANCYTAIDLGVEVVPVLNKIDLPAAEPERVEQEIEDIIGIDAVGAVQCSAKSGIGVEDVLEEIVAKIPAPTGDENAPLQAVIVDSWFDNYVGVVMLIRVKNGTIKLKDKVRFMSTKAETQVEQLGVFTPKSVQKQELKAGEVGFLITGVKELGQAKVGDTVTLVANPASEPLPGFQEVQSQVFAGLYPVESHDYEALRDALEKLQLNDASLKFEPEVSQALGFGFRCGFLGLLHLEIVQERLEREFDMDLITTAPTVVYEVMLKNGEKIEVENPSKLPEISTIETILEPIITATILVPQEYVGNVMTLCNQKRGVQVNMQYMGRQVMLTYDLPMNEVVMDFFDKLKSTSRGYASLDYHFKEFQPSDLIKLDIMVNGEKVDALSLIVHRQSAVHRGRELASKMRELIPRQMFDIAVQAAIGSQIIARENVKALRKNVLAKCYGGDITRKKKLLEKQKAGKRRMKQVGNVEIPQSAFLAILQVSDK; encoded by the coding sequence ATGAAAAACATACGGAATTTCTCCATTATTGCCCACATCGACCACGGCAAATCGACGCTTGCCGACCGCTTCATCCAATACTGCGGCGGCTTGGATTTGCGCGAAATGAGTACGCAGGTGCTCGACTCCATGGACATCGAAAAAGAGCGCGGCATTACTATTAAAGCGCAAACCGCCGCGCTCAACTATAAAGCACGCGACGGGCAGGTGTATCAACTCAACCTGATTGACACGCCGGGACACGTTGACTTCTCTTATGAAGTATCTCGTTCACTGTCGGCTTGTGAAGGCGCACTTTTGGTGGTCGATGCGTCGCAAGGTGTAGAAGCGCAAACCGTGGCGAACTGCTACACCGCGATTGATTTGGGCGTGGAAGTTGTGCCCGTTTTGAACAAAATCGACTTGCCTGCCGCAGAACCCGAGCGCGTGGAGCAGGAAATTGAAGACATCATCGGTATTGATGCCGTTGGTGCGGTTCAATGTTCTGCCAAAAGCGGCATTGGTGTGGAAGATGTTTTGGAAGAAATCGTTGCCAAAATCCCTGCGCCGACCGGTGATGAAAATGCGCCGTTGCAAGCGGTTATTGTTGATTCATGGTTTGATAACTACGTCGGCGTAGTTATGTTGATTCGTGTGAAAAACGGCACCATCAAGCTGAAAGACAAAGTGCGCTTTATGAGCACCAAGGCGGAAACGCAGGTTGAGCAGCTGGGCGTTTTCACACCAAAATCAGTTCAAAAACAAGAACTCAAAGCTGGTGAAGTAGGCTTTTTGATTACCGGAGTGAAAGAATTGGGACAGGCGAAAGTCGGCGACACGGTTACTTTGGTTGCCAACCCCGCTTCTGAGCCGCTGCCCGGCTTCCAAGAAGTACAAAGCCAAGTATTTGCCGGCCTTTATCCCGTGGAGAGCCACGACTATGAAGCCTTGCGTGACGCTTTGGAAAAATTGCAGCTGAACGATGCTTCGTTGAAATTTGAGCCTGAGGTTTCCCAAGCATTGGGCTTCGGCTTCCGTTGCGGCTTCTTGGGCCTGTTGCACTTGGAAATCGTTCAGGAACGTTTGGAGCGTGAATTTGACATGGACTTGATTACCACTGCGCCAACGGTGGTTTATGAAGTCATGTTGAAAAACGGCGAGAAAATCGAAGTTGAAAACCCGTCCAAACTGCCTGAAATCAGTACCATCGAAACCATTCTTGAGCCGATTATCACTGCGACCATTCTTGTACCTCAGGAATATGTCGGCAACGTCATGACTTTGTGTAACCAAAAGCGCGGCGTTCAGGTCAATATGCAATACATGGGCCGCCAAGTCATGCTGACTTATGATTTGCCAATGAACGAAGTCGTAATGGATTTCTTCGACAAGCTTAAATCGACTTCACGCGGTTATGCTTCGTTGGACTACCATTTCAAAGAGTTCCAACCGTCTGATTTGATTAAGCTCGACATTATGGTCAACGGCGAAAAAGTCGATGCCCTGAGTCTGATTGTCCACCGACAAAGCGCCGTTCACCGCGGTCGTGAGCTGGCATCAAAAATGCGCGAACTGATTCCGCGCCAAATGTTCGACATCGCCGTCCAAGCCGCCATCGGCAGCCAGATTATCGCCCGCGAAAACGTCAAAGCCCTGCGTAAAAACGTTTTGGCGAAATGTTACGGCGGTGATATTACGCGTAAGAAAAAACTTCTCGAAAAACAAAAAGCAGGTAAGCGCCGCATGAAACAAGTGGGCAACGTGGAAATCCCGCAAAGCGCATTCTTGGCGATTCTGCAAGTGAGTGATAAATAA
- the lepB gene encoding signal peptidase I: protein MSINLTLGAIVVLLAGLVLNFKSSKERQENGEWSSGLQWSYLLCMVGVFGILSDFMSFTAVLLVFVVFTGIVWAIHKGRLKKSDTGEDNAHFTDYMGGFFPIILVIFVLRSFIAEPFQIPSSSMRPGLVKGDFILVNKFSYGIRLPILNKVVIPVGNIARGDVVVFNYPLQPEMNYIKRIVGIPGDVVEYRDKVLTVNGEIIPEKPNGNYQYADDTDPSMIHTLERFQTVLNGKNFDVVKEAGQPSVSIAVLNKYTSEVMPESNYSLETSGLENCEYAEDGNGFICKVPEGRYFAMGDNRDNSADSRYWGFVDDKLIVGKAFFVWMNFGELSRIGTSIK, encoded by the coding sequence ATGAGTATAAATCTGACTTTAGGCGCAATCGTTGTGCTGCTGGCCGGTTTGGTTCTTAACTTCAAAAGCAGCAAAGAGCGTCAGGAAAACGGCGAATGGAGCTCCGGCCTGCAATGGAGTTACCTCCTGTGCATGGTTGGTGTATTCGGCATTTTGTCCGATTTTATGAGCTTTACCGCCGTATTGCTGGTGTTTGTCGTGTTTACCGGCATTGTTTGGGCAATCCATAAAGGCCGTCTGAAAAAAAGTGATACCGGCGAAGACAATGCGCATTTTACCGACTACATGGGCGGCTTTTTCCCCATCATCTTGGTTATCTTTGTGTTGCGCAGCTTTATTGCCGAGCCATTCCAAATTCCGTCCAGCTCCATGCGTCCTGGCTTGGTTAAAGGCGATTTTATCTTGGTGAACAAATTCTCTTACGGTATCCGCCTGCCGATTTTGAATAAGGTCGTTATTCCAGTCGGCAACATTGCCCGAGGCGATGTCGTGGTGTTCAATTACCCACTTCAGCCTGAGATGAATTACATCAAACGTATCGTCGGTATTCCGGGCGACGTTGTGGAATATCGTGATAAGGTTTTGACTGTTAATGGTGAAATTATTCCCGAAAAACCAAACGGTAATTATCAGTACGCAGATGATACTGATCCATCTATGATTCATACGCTTGAGCGTTTTCAGACGGTCTTGAACGGCAAAAACTTTGATGTGGTCAAAGAGGCCGGTCAGCCTTCCGTATCCATTGCCGTATTGAACAAATACACCTCCGAAGTGATGCCTGAAAGCAATTACTCGCTTGAAACAAGCGGTTTGGAAAATTGCGAATACGCAGAAGACGGTAATGGCTTTATCTGTAAAGTTCCTGAAGGCCGTTATTTCGCAATGGGCGACAACCGCGACAACAGCGCCGACTCCCGTTATTGGGGATTTGTCGATGACAAACTGATCGTCGGTAAAGCCTTCTTCGTTTGGATGAACTTTGGCGAACTCAGCCGTATCGGTACCAGTATCAAATAA
- a CDS encoding dihydrolipoyl dehydrogenase, whose product MKKIQADVVVLGGGTAGMGAFRNARLHTDNVYLIENNVFGTTCARVGCMPSKLLIAAAEARHHALHTDPFGVHLDKDSIVVNGEEVMQRVKSERDRFVGFVVSDVEEWPADKRIMGTAKFVDEHTVQIDDHTQITAKSFVIATGSRPVIFPQWEVLGDRLIVNDDVFSWDTLPKSVAVFGPGVIGLELGQALHRLGVKVEIFGVAGAIGGISDPVVAEEAKAVFGEELALHLDAKTEVKLDAEGNVEVHWEQDGEKGVFVAEYMLAAVGRRPNVDNIGLENLTIEKDARGVPVADPLTMQTSIPHIFIAGDASNQLPLLHEASDQGKIAGHNAAIFPNIEGGLRRSVIGVVFTSPQIATIGLKYAQVAAKYQPDEFVIGEVSFRNQGRSRVMLVNKGHMRLYAEKATGRFIGAEVVGPAAEHLAHLMAWAHQMKMTIPQMLDMPFYHPVIEEGLRTALRDADAKLKQA is encoded by the coding sequence ATGAAAAAGATTCAAGCAGATGTGGTGGTACTGGGTGGCGGTACAGCCGGTATGGGCGCATTTCGCAATGCCCGCCTTCATACAGACAATGTTTACCTGATTGAAAACAATGTATTCGGAACAACTTGTGCGCGCGTGGGCTGCATGCCTTCCAAACTCTTGATTGCCGCCGCAGAAGCGCGCCATCATGCTTTGCATACCGATCCGTTTGGCGTGCATTTGGACAAAGACAGCATCGTCGTCAACGGCGAAGAAGTCATGCAACGCGTCAAATCCGAACGCGACCGTTTTGTCGGTTTTGTGGTCAGCGATGTAGAAGAGTGGCCTGCCGACAAGCGCATTATGGGTACGGCAAAATTTGTTGACGAACACACCGTCCAAATCGATGACCATACTCAAATTACTGCAAAAAGTTTTGTGATTGCTACAGGTTCGCGCCCTGTGATTTTCCCTCAGTGGGAAGTTTTGGGCGATCGCTTGATTGTGAATGATGATGTTTTCTCTTGGGATACCCTGCCTAAGAGTGTGGCCGTATTCGGCCCTGGTGTAATCGGCTTAGAGTTGGGTCAGGCTTTGCACCGTTTAGGCGTAAAAGTTGAAATTTTTGGCGTGGCAGGCGCTATTGGCGGTATTTCCGACCCTGTTGTTGCTGAAGAAGCCAAAGCTGTTTTTGGCGAAGAGTTGGCTTTGCATTTGGACGCTAAAACCGAAGTCAAACTGGATGCGGAAGGCAATGTTGAAGTTCATTGGGAACAAGATGGCGAAAAAGGTGTGTTCGTTGCCGAATATATGCTGGCAGCCGTAGGCCGTCGTCCGAATGTGGACAATATCGGTTTGGAAAACCTGACTATCGAGAAAGATGCGCGCGGTGTACCTGTTGCCGATCCGCTGACCATGCAAACCAGCATTCCGCACATCTTTATCGCAGGCGATGCATCCAATCAATTGCCTCTGCTGCATGAAGCTTCCGACCAGGGCAAAATTGCTGGTCATAATGCCGCTATTTTCCCGAATATTGAGGGCGGTTTGCGCCGTAGCGTAATCGGCGTGGTATTTACCAGTCCGCAAATTGCCACTATCGGCTTGAAATACGCGCAAGTTGCGGCGAAATATCAACCTGATGAGTTTGTAATCGGCGAAGTTTCCTTCCGAAACCAAGGCCGCAGCCGCGTTATGTTGGTCAACAAAGGCCATATGCGTCTGTATGCTGAGAAAGCGACCGGCCGTTTCATTGGTGCGGAAGTTGTCGGCCCTGCTGCCGAACATTTGGCACACTTGATGGCTTGGGCGCATCAAATGAAGATGACGATTCCGCAAATGCTGGATATGCCGTTCTACCATCCGGTTATCGAGGAAGGTCTGCGTACTGCATTGCGTGATGCCGATGCAAAATTGAAACAGGCTTGA